The following are from one region of the Qipengyuania flava genome:
- the wecB gene encoding non-hydrolyzing UDP-N-acetylglucosamine 2-epimerase — MAATRKILTVFGTRPEAIKLFPLVHALGADPRFESRVCISAQHREMLDQVLAIAGVEPDHDLDLMTPGQTLDALTARALVEIGKVLDKEQPDWVVVQGDTTTVMAGAIAAYYRKIPVCHVEAGLRSGDIYHPWPEEVNRRVVGSFAALHCAPTETARDALLKENTDPESVHVTGNTVIDALHWVTKRVAEEPSLASGLAELEQRFAGKRIIGMTSHRRENFGEGMQNIANAVKEIASRDDVAVIFPVHLNPNVRAVMNEQLAGLDNVALIDPLDYPHFARLLDISHIMLTDSGGVQEEAPALGKPVLVMRETTERPEGVAAGTAKLVGTDADTIVRETNRLLDDEAAYSAMAKAHNPFGDGQSAQRIADLLATA; from the coding sequence ATGGCCGCAACCCGCAAAATCCTCACCGTCTTCGGCACCCGTCCCGAAGCGATCAAGCTCTTCCCGCTCGTCCACGCGCTGGGCGCCGATCCGCGCTTCGAGAGCCGCGTGTGCATCTCCGCGCAGCATCGCGAGATGCTCGACCAGGTGCTGGCGATTGCGGGGGTCGAACCCGACCATGATCTCGACCTGATGACCCCGGGCCAGACGCTCGATGCGCTCACGGCGCGCGCGCTGGTCGAAATCGGCAAGGTGCTCGACAAAGAACAGCCCGACTGGGTGGTGGTGCAGGGCGATACGACGACCGTGATGGCGGGCGCCATTGCCGCCTATTACCGCAAGATCCCGGTCTGCCATGTGGAAGCCGGCCTACGCAGCGGCGATATCTACCATCCCTGGCCCGAAGAGGTGAACCGCCGGGTGGTGGGCAGCTTTGCCGCGCTGCATTGTGCGCCGACCGAAACTGCCCGGGATGCCTTGCTCAAGGAAAACACCGATCCCGAAAGCGTGCACGTCACCGGCAACACGGTGATCGATGCGCTGCACTGGGTGACGAAGCGGGTGGCAGAGGAGCCGTCGCTCGCTTCGGGCCTCGCCGAACTGGAGCAGCGGTTCGCGGGCAAGCGGATCATCGGCATGACCAGCCACCGCCGCGAAAACTTCGGCGAGGGCATGCAAAATATCGCCAATGCGGTTAAGGAAATTGCCTCACGCGATGACGTTGCAGTTATCTTCCCCGTCCATCTCAACCCCAATGTGCGCGCCGTCATGAACGAGCAGCTTGCCGGGCTCGACAATGTCGCGCTGATCGATCCGCTGGATTACCCGCACTTTGCGCGCCTGCTCGACATCAGCCACATCATGCTGACCGACAGCGGCGGCGTGCAGGAGGAAGCGCCGGCGCTGGGCAAACCGGTTCTCGTCATGCGCGAGACGACCGAACGGCCCGAGGGTGTCGCGGCGGGCACCGCCAAGCTGGTCGGCACTGACGCCGATACGATCGTGCGCGAGACCAACCGCCTGCTCGACGACGAAGCGGCCTATTCGGCCATGGCGAAGGCGCACAATCCTTTCGGCGACGGCCAATCCGCCCAGCGCATCGCGGACCTTCTCGCGACGGCGTGA
- a CDS encoding demethoxyubiquinone hydroxylase family protein, which produces MTKVPDHIARMIRVDQAGEFGATRIYAGQLAVMGDRGPDSAEIAGMAEQEAGHREKFDALMARRGVRPTALQPFWDRAGFALGAVTALIGPEAAMACTAAVETEIDEHYSKQLDQLMESGEDPELAAMIEEFREDEREHRDAALAAGAERAPAYPLLSGIIRLGCRAAIRISERV; this is translated from the coding sequence ATGACCAAGGTGCCCGACCACATCGCCCGCATGATCCGCGTCGACCAGGCCGGTGAATTCGGCGCGACCCGCATCTATGCCGGGCAGCTCGCCGTCATGGGCGACCGCGGGCCCGATTCGGCCGAAATCGCCGGAATGGCTGAACAGGAGGCCGGCCACCGCGAGAAATTCGATGCGCTGATGGCGCGCCGCGGGGTTCGCCCGACCGCCTTGCAGCCCTTCTGGGACCGCGCCGGTTTCGCGCTTGGTGCCGTGACGGCGCTGATCGGGCCGGAGGCGGCCATGGCCTGCACCGCGGCGGTCGAGACCGAGATCGACGAACATTACTCCAAACAGCTCGACCAGCTGATGGAGAGCGGCGAAGATCCCGAACTTGCCGCGATGATCGAGGAATTCCGCGAGGACGAACGCGAACACCGCGATGCAGCTCTGGCCGCCGGCGCCGAACGCGCGCCCGCCTATCCGCTGCTCTCGGGCATCATTCGCCTGGGGTGCCGCGCCGCGATCCGCATTTCGGAGCGTGTCTGA
- the wecC gene encoding UDP-N-acetyl-D-mannosamine dehydrogenase, with translation MRGDTKPDVCVIGLGYIGLPTAAIIARAGCPVHGVDVTQSVVDTINRGEIHIEEVDLDGLVQAVVQRGLLKASTEVAPADVFVIAVPTPFAKDGKHTPDTSYVMSAAEKVAEVLKKGDTVILESTSPVGTTEAMRDAIAAKRPDLAMPGLTDGQPDVSLAYCPERVLPGKILEELTHNDRSIGGITPRCARKALAFYKRFVKGECVTTDARSAEMTKLVENAFRDVNIAFANELSMIADKQGLDVWEVIRLANRHPRVNILTPGPGVGGHCIAVDPWFIVHGAPDEAKIIRQARDTNDAKMHHVLTRAKVLIDAHPDAKVACLGLAFKANIDDFRESPARYVAASLAREYGDRIQVVEPYAGELPKEFDGTAAELVDIDTALEESDVLITLVDHDVFKVIPPEERAGKAVYDTRGIWPDVA, from the coding sequence ATGCGTGGTGACACCAAGCCCGACGTCTGCGTCATCGGCCTCGGCTATATCGGCCTGCCCACCGCCGCGATCATCGCGCGCGCGGGCTGCCCTGTGCACGGCGTCGATGTGACGCAAAGCGTGGTCGACACGATCAACCGCGGCGAAATCCACATCGAGGAAGTCGATCTCGACGGCCTCGTCCAGGCGGTGGTCCAGCGCGGGTTGCTGAAAGCCTCTACGGAGGTGGCACCGGCCGACGTCTTCGTGATCGCGGTGCCGACGCCCTTTGCCAAGGACGGCAAGCACACGCCCGACACTTCTTATGTAATGAGCGCGGCGGAAAAGGTCGCTGAGGTGCTGAAAAAAGGCGACACGGTCATCCTCGAATCGACCTCGCCCGTCGGCACAACCGAGGCAATGCGCGATGCGATCGCCGCAAAGCGCCCCGATCTCGCCATGCCGGGCCTTACCGATGGCCAGCCCGACGTGAGCCTCGCCTATTGTCCGGAACGCGTGCTGCCAGGGAAGATCCTCGAGGAACTCACGCATAACGACCGCTCGATCGGCGGCATCACCCCGCGCTGTGCTCGCAAGGCGCTCGCCTTCTACAAGCGTTTCGTGAAGGGCGAATGCGTCACCACCGATGCGCGCAGCGCAGAGATGACCAAGCTCGTTGAAAACGCCTTCCGCGACGTGAACATCGCCTTTGCCAACGAGCTGTCGATGATCGCCGACAAGCAGGGGCTCGACGTGTGGGAAGTCATCCGCCTCGCCAACCGCCACCCGCGTGTGAACATCCTCACGCCGGGCCCGGGTGTCGGCGGCCACTGCATCGCGGTCGATCCGTGGTTCATCGTCCACGGCGCGCCGGATGAGGCAAAGATCATCCGCCAGGCGCGCGACACCAACGATGCCAAGATGCACCACGTGCTCACACGCGCAAAGGTGCTGATCGACGCGCATCCGGATGCGAAGGTCGCCTGCCTCGGCCTCGCCTTCAAAGCCAATATCGACGATTTCCGCGAAAGCCCCGCGCGCTATGTCGCCGCCAGCCTCGCGCGCGAATACGGCGACCGGATCCAGGTGGTCGAACCCTATGCCGGCGAGCTGCCCAAGGAATTCGACGGCACTGCGGCCGAACTGGTCGATATCGACACCGCGCTCGAGGAATCGGATGTCCTCATCACGCTGGTCGATCACGATGTCTTCAAGGTGATCCCGCCCGAAGAGCGTGCCGGCAAGGCGGTCTACGACACCCGCGGCATCTGGCCAGACGTGGCCTGA